A segment of the Labrus bergylta chromosome 11, fLabBer1.1, whole genome shotgun sequence genome:
AACTGATGAATTGTTGTTCATTCTTGTTTCCCTTCAAACAGATGGAGCCAGTGCTCTGCTATGAGTCAATCAATGCTTCATGCCTGAAAACCATTTATCCCATACCCCTACGTGTTACCCTCTACATCATTTTTGGGGTCACAGTCATTCTAACAGTGTGTGGAAACCTTTTGGTCACTTTCTCAGTGGCTTATTTTAAGCAGCTCCATACTCCAACAAATTACCTGATTTTGTCTCTGGCTATGTCTGACCTGCTTTTAGGGATAATAGTCATGTTCCCTTTTATGATTCAAACTGTTGAGTCTTGTTGGTATTTTGGTGACTTCTTCTGTAAAATCTTCATTAGTTCTGACATCACGTTGTGTACAGCATCAATTCTCAATTTGTTATCGATATCAGTCGACCGATACTACGCTGTTTGCCAACCTCTGCtttacagaagaaaaatatCTGTTAAAATTGTTTTGATCATGATCCTGCTCAGTTGGAgtatttcagtttttataggTTTTGGAATGATTTTtctaaagttaaatattttgggTGTTGAAGAGTTTTATTATAACCATGTTGTTTGTGAAGGAGGATGTGTTATGATTCACAGTGGAGTGTCTGGTACTGTCTCCTCAGTGATTTCTTTTTACTTGCCGGGGATATTAATGCTTTGTGTGTACCTAAAGATTTACCTTGTAGCACGTAGACAGTTTCGCAGCATTCagaatgcaggatgtgtgaAGTCagtaaaaaagtcaaacacaagTCAGACAAAAGCCACTAAAACCCTGGCTATCATAATGggggtttttctttctttttggactccattttttgtttgtttcatcatTGATCCCTATGTCGGTTACTCAATACCCCCTGCATTTTTTGCAACACTTGCATGGTTGTGCTACTTTAATTCTACTGTGAACCCTATGATTTATGCATTCTTTTATAGTTGGTTCAGAAAGGCATTTAAATTAATAACCTCCGGTAACGTcttcaaatatgacatttctgagaCAACACTTTTACCTGaataactttataaaaaaagtagaaacttGCATGAAATGATTATGACATGCACAACATTGAGTCAACTGAATCAATGGTACTGGACTTTACAGAGTTTGGGTCGACCATaatattaacaaaaacataaatcatatattttaatatttattcagTAATGTCACATTTAGTCACTGTATTTGGGTTGCATTTATCACTGTCAGCTCTTCCCTATTGAGTTTcttaaattttgtttttaaaaaagttacattttaaatagcATCATGCTGACATTGCACTTTATGTTGTTATAAGAGAGTACTTGTACTCCTAAAGCTATAGACGGAAATCATTCTTGTTAAAATAACATGACAGGACCTGTAAGTGGACTGTTACAGACCAAAGTAGATGTGGAtattgtaaaaatgttgtgctatcatgtttgatattaaaaaaagatgcacatCCCTAACTGAGTGCTAGATTAGATAAATATCTGAATGTTTATAGCTCTATGTTATGTACATAGTATTCCCATATATCCTGATATGTTTTTCATTGGTATTTATCACAGTTGTGTCAGGTATGCATATGCAGGTAGGTTGTTATttaatgtttctctgtgtgtagaAGCCTGACACAAATGCTTTAACTGCACATGTGTTATGGATGTCTGTGTTCTACAGAGGATGTCTCTATTTTGAAGATATATTTATGACAAAATGTAGTATGCTACTTAACAATTTATATTTCCATGTTTTTGGCACCTGATTAGAAAATGATGTATTTCAGATTTATAgagtctgaggaagagcatgttggccTGACACATCACTtgttaataaatcctttaaCGGGAGCTACTTGGTGTGcgatttttttgtttcttaatatCATCTCTGATATAAAACATATTCTGTCAGGTATGTATTTAGTCTTCACGTTTTGAAGAAGTGCAATCTGTCATTAGTATAGTAATGACCATAGTTTGTCAAGTCAGGTCAAATGAGTCCtaaaaacagatacaaacaaGAGTGCATTAAGTCCTGAGGAGAAAAGATTGAGAAAATCCTGTCcactgtttgttgtgtagtATAAACTGCTTTTTAATGTTATTCATCTCAGGGCATAATTTCTGTATCTTTTCATATCAGGGCTGAAGATTGGTTTCTAACCAAGAGGGGACCAGGAAGGTTCCAATACAGCATAGGCCTCCCTTCAGACCTGACTACAGGAGAGGTCAAAGAGTTCAAATATATACTTGTTTAGTGGTATGAAATCATGTTTTTGATAGTATAATGTTCATAAAACAGTACTTTGtgcacatttttacagcagcaaTAATTATGTTTACGCCCTGGTGGAAAAAATGATATTACTTTGATTAGTTGTTATCTTTatgtgcacacactgtacaggggttgACTGGTTTTATAACGCATCCGTTCTGATATTTATGAACTATACGTGTTATGCATAGTTAAGCGAGTGTCTGACCTGATTGCGCAGTATAACCGTTtttcaggaggcttaaaacccgtctcagatccagctctcagcctgtcattaggttgactaaaagttaggctgagacaggattttcATCATGTCGGGGATGTGGACACTGCAATGCTGCCTACCTGGATGATGTGGTAATATACAGCAGTACCTGGGAGGATCATGTACAACATCTGTACCTGGTTCTTGGGAAAATCCTGCTTGCTAAGCTGACCCTTAACCCCTCCAAGTGTGAGTTTGCCTGGCAGGAGACAAGTTACCTGAGTTGCCTACTGGGCTGAGGAGAGTCGTTACCACAAGTGGATAAGGGGAAAGCTATCCAGAACTGCCCTCGACCTTGCAACAAGAAGGAGGTACACTCTTTCCTGGGATTGGTTGGCTGGTACAGGCGGATGGTGCCCCAAATTGCAACCATCGCTGCATCAAACACAGCAGTCTCCAGCAAGGACCAGCACCCTGAAAGCACACTTGAGTTCTTCCTCTGACCTCAAAAGTTCAGATTTCCACCAAAAATTTCAGGTACAGCTGGATGCCTCAGCAGTCGGCCTTTGAGCAGTTCTAGTCCAAGGAGACCCAAGAGAAGAGTATCCAATTCTATACCTGAGCTGCAAGCTAAGGTCCACATTAGACCAGATATTCCACAGTGAAAAAAGAGGGCCTAGCCATCAAGTGGGCATTTGAGGGCCTGCAGTATTATCTGCTTGGATGTGAGATTGATCCTGAGAAAGACCACACAGCTTTAACATTGATCAAGTAAATGATGGACCACAACAGCTGCCAAAAACAATGGTATCTCTCACTCCAGCCATTCAAGTTCACCATCCAATAACAATAAAGGAAGTCCAATGTTGTTGCTGACGACCTTTTCAGGTTGCCCCACATCATCAACATCCGGGAGTAGGTGACGTAGCGGCTCCATCATATTATTTCAAGTCGTCATTGCAATATTACATCTAAAGATCAAGATCAAAAAGGAATTTACT
Coding sequences within it:
- the LOC109989287 gene encoding trace amine-associated receptor 1-like; the protein is MEPVLCYESINASCLKTIYPIPLRVTLYIIFGVTVILTVCGNLLVTFSVAYFKQLHTPTNYLILSLAMSDLLLGIIVMFPFMIQTVESCWYFGDFFFDRYYAVCQPLLYRRKISVKIVLIMILLSWSISVFIGFGMIFLKLNILGVEEFYYNHVVCEGGCVMIHSGVSGTVSSVISFYLPGILMLCVYLKIYLVARRQFRSIQNAGCVKSVKKSNTSQTKATKTLAIIMGVFLSFWTPFFVCFIIDPYVGYSIPPAFFATLAWLCYFNSTVNPMIYAFFYSWFRKAFKLITSGNVFKYDISETTLLPE